The Priestia koreensis genomic interval TTTAACATCGTAACGCCAGACCGTGCTTACTTCGGTATGAAGGATGCTCAGCAAGTAGCCGTAGTAGAAGGGCTTATTGAGGATTTCCGCTTCCCGATTGAGCTAATAGGAGTTCCGACGGTTAGAGAAGCAGACGGCTTGGCAAAAAGCTCGCGCAACGTGTATTTAACAGAAACTGAACGAGCACAAGCACCTGCTATTAACGAGGCGCTACAAGCTGCAAAAGCACGCATTGAACAAGGGGAGAGAAATACGTCCGTTCTTTATGCGGAGATTGTTTCTCAGATTGAAGAAAAAACGGACGGCGTCATTGATTACGTGGAGATCTATTCTTACCCGGAATTAGAGCCCATTCAAACGCTTAAAGGCCGCATCATTATCGCGGTTGCAGTCAAATTCTCAAAAGCACGTTTAATTGATAATCTAACGATGGAAATTTAACTGTATGTGCTTCATAAAGTTCACTTAACTCTATGAAGCACATGTAGCGGAAGAAATGTTTAGTCAAACTACTAAAATGGGGGACGTAAGTATGTTTCGTACGATGATGAATGCAAAAATTCACCGTGCTCGTGTCACGGAAGCTAATTTAAATTATGTAGGTAGCATTACAATTGATGAAGATATTATTGATGCGGTAGGAATTGTAGCTAATGAGAAAGTTCAGGTTGTGAACAATAATAACGGTGCACGCTTAGAAACATATGTGATTCCGGGTCAACGAGGGAGCGGCGTTATTTGTTTAAACGGTGCTGCTGCACGTCTTGTGCAACCGGACGATATTGTGATCATTATTTCGTATACGCTTGTACCGGAAGAAAAAATCGCCAGTCATCATCCGACTGTTGCGATTATGGATGAACATAATCAAATTACACAGCTACTAAAGCAAGAGCCTGCTCATACGATCTTGTAATGACATAAAATAGGATTTTGTAGAAGGATTAAAGCATCTGCTGATAATTTTTATTAGTAGAGTTGCTTTAATCCTTTTTAATTTGACGATATGTGCATTATACTAAGAAGGATGGAAATGAGGTGTTAACTATGAGCAACAGGTTTGTGGTCATTGATTTAGAAACAACTGGCCATTCACCAAGACAAGGCGATCGAATTATTCAGTTTGCAGCGGTAGTAATTGAGAATGGAGTAATGGTGGATCAATTCTCAAGCTTCGTGAATCCGCATATGAATATTCCGCCTTTTATCGAACAACTAACAAATATTACAGATGATATGGTCGTTGATGCCCCATCATTTGAAGAAATAGCTCCTAGAATTTTAGATCTATTGCGTGATGCGTATTTTGTCGCTCATAACGTAGCATTTGATTTCTCGTTTCTTCAGGAGGAATTAACGAGATGCGGATATGGAATGTTGTACAACTCCACCTTAGACACGGTTGAGCTAGCTAGAATACTTTTACCAACGGTAGATGGTTACAAGCTAAATCAGTTAGCTGATTATTTGGATATTGAGCATAGCAACCCTCATCAAGCAGATAGTGATGCTGAGGTGACCGCTCATATTTTGCTGTCGTTCATTGGTAAGATGCGAAATTTACCGCTTGCAACGTTGCGTCAGCTTGAACAATTATGTTTGCATTTGAAAAGCGAAATAAGTGAACTTATACAAGACTTGTTGTATGAAAAAGAACAGCATCTAGAAGAAGAGGATGGACGATTTCTGTGGTTGAACGGGGTGGCGCTAAAAAAACAGCCGGATTTTCAGCCAACACGTGAAGAAATGACGATGTCCTTCCAGGATTTTATGACGGAAAAAGAGCAACAGCTTCCGACTGTGTTTCCGGTGTACGAAAGACGAAATGCACAGTGGGAAATGATTGAGAAAGTATATGAGGCGTTCTCAAATCAGAAACACGCGCTAATTGAAGCAGGCACGGGCGTTGGAAAGACGTTTGCTTATTTAATGCCGGCGCTTTATTATGCGCTTACTCACCGCGAACGCATCGTAATTTCAACACATACGATTACGCTTCAGCATCAGCTGATTGACCGGGATCTTC includes:
- the panC gene encoding pantoate--beta-alanine ligase; the protein is MKTITHIHELQQTIKQERYEGKTIGFVPTMGYLHEGHQSLLNKAREQNDVVVLSIFVNPTQFGPNEDLDAYPRDFERDQNVAKEAGVDYIFYPDVNEMYPNEPSITIQVTKRVDVLCGKSRPGHFDGVATVLTKLFNIVTPDRAYFGMKDAQQVAVVEGLIEDFRFPIELIGVPTVREADGLAKSSRNVYLTETERAQAPAINEALQAAKARIEQGERNTSVLYAEIVSQIEEKTDGVIDYVEIYSYPELEPIQTLKGRIIIAVAVKFSKARLIDNLTMEI
- the panD gene encoding aspartate 1-decarboxylase: MFRTMMNAKIHRARVTEANLNYVGSITIDEDIIDAVGIVANEKVQVVNNNNGARLETYVIPGQRGSGVICLNGAAARLVQPDDIVIIISYTLVPEEKIASHHPTVAIMDEHNQITQLLKQEPAHTIL